In a single window of the Pedococcus dokdonensis genome:
- a CDS encoding GAF and ANTAR domain-containing protein produces MSIDTTGDDVREAESLHEDAGQRGLASAQRLMEDLAGTLEGLDDLSPYLERLVQSVNANIDGCDSVGVTVVMEDRPRTAAYTTAGTLEIDAVQYAVGDGPCLDAFRNGRENLVDLVGGEERWPAFIKGCDPGEVQTLLALPLESGGRRYGALNLYGHARNAFDHTDLTLVRMAAQRAADALAAAVSVAGAREVAGQMEQAMASRAVIEQAKGLLIGRHGIDEMVAFELLRRQSQEQNLKLRVLAAQLVAEARSSRSEAM; encoded by the coding sequence GTGAGCATCGATACGACCGGTGACGACGTCCGTGAGGCTGAGTCGCTGCACGAGGACGCCGGTCAGCGTGGACTGGCGTCGGCCCAGCGCCTGATGGAGGACTTGGCCGGCACGCTCGAGGGCCTCGACGACCTGTCCCCCTACCTGGAGCGCCTGGTCCAGTCGGTCAACGCGAACATCGACGGCTGCGACTCCGTCGGCGTCACGGTCGTGATGGAGGACCGCCCCAGGACCGCCGCCTACACCACCGCCGGGACGCTCGAGATCGACGCGGTGCAGTATGCCGTCGGCGACGGCCCGTGCCTCGACGCCTTCCGCAACGGCCGGGAGAACCTCGTCGACCTCGTCGGTGGCGAGGAGCGGTGGCCCGCCTTCATCAAGGGCTGTGACCCGGGCGAGGTGCAGACCTTGCTGGCACTGCCGCTGGAGTCCGGCGGTCGTCGCTACGGTGCGCTCAACCTCTATGGCCACGCGCGGAACGCCTTTGACCACACCGATCTCACCCTGGTGCGGATGGCGGCCCAGCGTGCTGCCGACGCCCTGGCCGCTGCCGTCTCGGTCGCGGGGGCCCGCGAGGTGGCCGGTCAGATGGAGCAGGCGATGGCCAGCCGGGCCGTGATCGAGCAGGCCAAGGGACTGCTCATCGGACGGCACGGGATCGACGAGATGGTGGCCTTCGAGCTGCTGCGTCGGCAGTCCCAGGAGCAGAACCTCAAGCTGCGGGTGCTGGCCGCACAGCTGGTCGCCGAGGCCCGATCCTCCCGTTCGGAGGCAATGTGA
- a CDS encoding DsbA family protein yields the protein MSQAPHGCRCGIAGWRTPTQSGLGARCTHEPAAVHRSRADLRRLIQPHGRLVSPGDLPLTGTELPTLLVYVMDIYDPASWAYLPSVSAVLGSVPSGVEVEVVQSGRLAARAPAACLIALLAAGELPVSTVLEAVQHAYFVESRPLDSPGVVESVAEALGLDGPAVAIFARSSRARELAAEDFELARDLDLGGGPLLLASRGEHVFEFDGPGASGDRLVDQFRTVQTRP from the coding sequence ATGAGCCAAGCCCCCCACGGGTGCCGCTGCGGCATCGCTGGCTGGCGCACCCCGACCCAGTCCGGCCTCGGCGCCCGCTGCACCCACGAGCCCGCCGCGGTGCACCGCAGCCGGGCCGACCTGCGCCGGCTGATCCAGCCGCACGGGCGGCTCGTCAGCCCTGGTGACCTGCCGTTGACGGGCACCGAGCTGCCGACCCTGCTCGTCTACGTCATGGACATCTACGACCCGGCGTCCTGGGCCTACCTCCCGTCCGTCAGCGCCGTGCTCGGCTCGGTGCCGTCCGGTGTCGAGGTCGAGGTGGTCCAGTCCGGCCGGCTCGCCGCGCGAGCCCCAGCGGCCTGCCTGATCGCGCTGCTCGCTGCCGGCGAGCTCCCGGTGTCGACCGTTCTCGAGGCGGTCCAGCACGCCTACTTCGTGGAGTCCCGCCCGCTGGACTCCCCCGGTGTCGTCGAGTCGGTCGCCGAAGCCCTGGGCCTGGACGGTCCGGCCGTCGCGATCTTCGCCCGCAGCAGTCGCGCCCGTGAGCTGGCGGCCGAGGACTTCGAGCTGGCCCGCGACCTCGACCTCGGGGGTGGCCCGTTGCTGCTGGCCAGCCGTGGCGAGCACGTCTTCGAGTTCGACGGGCCGGGCGCCAGCGGCGACCGGCTGGTCGACCAGTTCAGGACGGTGCAGACGAGGCCGTAG
- a CDS encoding App1 family protein translates to MARPHAASIVEDAWHRQVDSVLRGRGWQTRIVAHTGYATEDWARVLGRVLLTRRPQRGERADVGATTAELRSAEDERRGWRAFITAPAMNVPVTITLGDKTVHTRTDRSGYIDTKVRGHRLAPGWHEARLTSVDAEDNTAAVMVVGADETFGLISDIDDTVISTSLPRPMIAAWNTFVKSENARHVVPGMATMYRDLLAEHPGAPMVYLSTGAWNTAPTLTRFLRRHGYPPGPLLLTDWGPTNTGWFRSGQDHKRACLHRLANEFPGIRWVLVGDDGQHDPKIYGDFAEQRPGTVAAIAIRELTPSEQVLSHGIPVSLEEFTPARDRHEKEVPVCRAGDGYGLVRLLQLALGQRARES, encoded by the coding sequence ATGGCCCGTCCGCACGCCGCCTCCATCGTCGAGGACGCCTGGCACCGCCAGGTCGACTCCGTGCTGCGCGGCCGCGGTTGGCAGACCCGCATCGTGGCCCACACCGGATACGCCACCGAGGACTGGGCGCGGGTGCTGGGACGGGTGCTGCTGACCCGCCGGCCCCAGCGCGGCGAGCGGGCCGACGTGGGCGCCACCACCGCCGAGCTCCGCTCGGCCGAGGACGAGCGGCGTGGCTGGCGGGCCTTCATCACCGCGCCCGCGATGAACGTGCCCGTCACGATCACGCTCGGTGACAAGACCGTGCACACCCGCACCGACCGCAGCGGCTACATCGACACCAAGGTCCGCGGTCACCGGCTCGCCCCCGGCTGGCACGAGGCGCGGCTGACCTCGGTCGACGCCGAGGACAACACGGCGGCGGTGATGGTGGTCGGCGCCGACGAGACCTTCGGGCTGATCAGCGACATCGACGACACCGTCATCTCCACCTCGCTGCCGCGACCGATGATCGCCGCCTGGAACACCTTCGTGAAGAGCGAGAACGCCCGCCACGTCGTGCCGGGCATGGCCACCATGTACCGCGACTTGCTGGCCGAGCACCCCGGCGCCCCGATGGTCTACCTCTCCACCGGCGCCTGGAACACCGCGCCGACGCTGACCCGCTTCCTGCGCCGACACGGCTACCCACCCGGCCCGTTGCTGCTCACCGACTGGGGTCCGACCAACACCGGCTGGTTCCGGTCCGGCCAGGACCACAAGCGGGCCTGCCTGCACCGGCTCGCGAACGAGTTCCCCGGCATCCGCTGGGTGCTCGTCGGTGACGACGGCCAGCACGACCCGAAGATCTACGGCGACTTCGCCGAACAACGCCCGGGCACCGTCGCGGCCATCGCCATCCGCGAGCTGACGCCGAGCGAGCAGGTGCTGTCGCACGGCATCCCGGTGTCACTGGAGGAGTTCACGCCGGCCCGCGACCGGCACGAGAAGGAGGTGCCGGTGTGCCGTGCCGGCGACGGCTACGGCCTGGTGCGCCTCCTGCAGCTGGCCCTGGGGCAGCGGGCGCGGGAGTCCTGA
- a CDS encoding MFS transporter produces MTDERGTTTEAAPHELLRLKSHSGRLALATTVLGSGIALLDGTIVNVALPTIGRDLDADLAGLQWVVNAYALTLAAFILLGGSLGDRFGRRAMYAVGVAGFGVASVLCALSPTVEVLVAARAVQGLCAALLVPGSLAILQASFHRDDRMAAIGAWTGLLGVASASGPVVGGWLVEQDWRWAFWLNVPLAAVVVALALKFVPESRNPLASKHIDVVGITLAVVGLAALTYGLTALSDGVSARAVVVGVVGVLALGGFAWAETHAKAPMVPPSLFANRVFTTINLVTLLVYAGLSAALLFLVLFLQTVAGWSALEAGAATLPLSIIMLFLARRFGNLAAKSTARPFMIGGTLVAATGFVLLAVAPRDPSFVLHVLPGISLLGLGLSMTVAPLTGTVLAAAPDELAGTASGVNNAVSRTAGLLAIAALPPLVGLGGADYASPDALAPAYRLAMLVCAGLLVGGAALTAVGLRSKEPAPCAGTPHLDHAGR; encoded by the coding sequence ATGACGGACGAGCGGGGCACGACGACCGAGGCCGCGCCGCACGAGCTGCTGCGCCTGAAGTCGCACAGCGGCCGGCTCGCCCTGGCCACCACCGTCCTCGGCAGTGGCATCGCGCTGCTCGACGGCACCATCGTCAACGTCGCCCTGCCGACGATCGGGCGTGACCTCGACGCCGACCTGGCCGGCCTGCAGTGGGTGGTGAACGCCTACGCGCTGACGCTGGCCGCCTTCATCCTGCTCGGCGGCTCCCTGGGCGACCGGTTCGGGCGACGGGCGATGTATGCCGTGGGGGTGGCCGGCTTCGGCGTCGCCTCGGTGCTGTGCGCGCTGTCGCCGACGGTGGAGGTGCTGGTCGCGGCCCGGGCCGTCCAGGGACTGTGCGCGGCGCTCCTGGTGCCGGGCAGCCTGGCGATCCTGCAGGCGTCCTTCCACCGCGACGACCGGATGGCCGCGATCGGCGCCTGGACCGGGCTGCTCGGGGTGGCGTCGGCCTCCGGGCCGGTGGTCGGTGGGTGGCTCGTCGAGCAGGACTGGCGGTGGGCCTTCTGGCTCAACGTGCCGCTTGCCGCAGTCGTGGTCGCGCTCGCCCTGAAGTTCGTCCCCGAGTCACGGAACCCGTTGGCCAGCAAGCACATCGACGTCGTCGGCATCACCCTCGCCGTGGTCGGGCTCGCCGCCCTGACCTATGGGCTGACGGCTCTCTCCGACGGCGTGAGCGCGCGGGCCGTGGTGGTCGGCGTCGTGGGGGTGCTCGCCCTCGGCGGCTTCGCGTGGGCCGAGACGCACGCGAAGGCCCCGATGGTGCCGCCGTCGCTCTTCGCGAACCGGGTGTTCACGACGATCAACCTCGTCACGCTGCTCGTCTACGCCGGACTGTCGGCTGCCCTGCTCTTCCTGGTGCTGTTCCTGCAGACCGTGGCGGGGTGGTCGGCGCTGGAGGCCGGAGCCGCGACCCTGCCGTTGAGCATCATCATGCTGTTCCTGGCCCGACGGTTCGGGAACCTGGCCGCGAAGTCGACGGCCCGACCCTTCATGATCGGCGGGACCCTGGTCGCCGCAACGGGTTTCGTTCTCCTGGCGGTGGCACCGCGCGACCCGTCGTTCGTCCTCCACGTGCTGCCCGGCATCTCGCTGCTGGGTCTCGGGCTGTCGATGACGGTGGCCCCGCTGACCGGCACGGTGCTGGCCGCCGCGCCCGACGAGCTGGCGGGCACCGCCAGCGGCGTCAACAACGCGGTGTCCCGCACGGCCGGTCTGCTGGCCATCGCCGCCCTGCCCCCGCTGGTCGGGCTGGGCGGCGCCGACTACGCCTCGCCCGATGCACTTGCGCCCGCCTACCGCCTCGCGATGCTCGTCTGCGCCGGCCTGCTCGTGGGCGGCGCAGCCCTGACGGCGGTGGGCCTGCGGTCGAAGGAGCCCGCGCCGTGCGCCGGGACACCGCACCTCGACCACGCCGGTCGCTGA
- a CDS encoding Fpg/Nei family DNA glycosylase codes for MPELPEVQALVDFLAERTVGLAVTGVELGSFSVLKTFDPPPQALTGAPVDGVARHGKFIDIDCDGVHLVFHLARAGWLRWSDAVPNTVLRPGKSPIALRTRFSDGSGFDLTEAGTKKRLAAYLVRDPQDVPGIASLGPDPLAPEFTREAFGELLAGRRSQIKGLLRDQGFIAGVGNAYSDEILHVAKMSPFAMAASLDADAVDRLYAALRDTLAAAVATASGKPAKELKDAKRAGMRVHGRTGETCPVCGDTVREVSFADSSLQYCATCQTGGKPLADRRMSRLLK; via the coding sequence GTGCCGGAGCTGCCCGAGGTCCAGGCGCTCGTCGACTTCCTCGCCGAGCGGACCGTCGGGCTGGCCGTGACGGGGGTCGAGCTCGGGTCGTTCTCGGTGCTGAAGACCTTCGACCCGCCGCCCCAGGCCCTCACCGGGGCGCCGGTCGACGGCGTCGCGCGGCACGGCAAGTTCATCGACATCGACTGCGACGGGGTGCACCTGGTGTTCCACCTGGCGCGGGCCGGGTGGCTGCGGTGGTCGGACGCCGTCCCCAACACCGTGCTGCGCCCGGGCAAGTCGCCGATCGCGTTGCGCACCCGGTTCTCCGACGGATCGGGCTTCGACCTCACCGAGGCCGGCACCAAGAAGCGCCTCGCCGCCTACCTCGTCCGCGACCCGCAGGACGTGCCCGGCATCGCCTCGCTGGGGCCCGACCCGCTGGCGCCCGAGTTCACCCGCGAGGCGTTCGGCGAGCTGCTGGCCGGTCGGCGTTCGCAGATCAAGGGGCTGTTGCGCGACCAGGGGTTCATCGCGGGCGTCGGCAACGCCTACTCCGACGAGATCCTGCACGTCGCCAAGATGTCGCCGTTCGCGATGGCCGCGAGCCTCGATGCTGATGCCGTCGACCGTCTGTATGCCGCCTTGCGCGACACGCTCGCCGCGGCGGTCGCGACCGCCTCGGGCAAGCCGGCCAAGGAGCTCAAGGACGCCAAGCGGGCGGGGATGCGGGTGCACGGCCGGACCGGTGAGACCTGCCCGGTCTGCGGCGACACCGTGCGCGAGGTGTCGTTCGCCGACTCCTCGCTGCAGTACTGCGCGACCTGCCAGACCGGTGGCAAGCCGCTCGCCGACCGCCGGATGTCCCGCCTCCTCAAGTGA
- a CDS encoding EamA family transporter, translating to MLSVQLGSALSLGIIDTIGPAGTAWLRLTIGAVIFIAVARPSLRTLRRADLPVVLGLGVTTGVQTIAFLAAIERLPLGTCVAIEFLGPLSVAALRSHSRRALAWPALALAGVVPLTEPWHARVDLTGLAFAVLAALGWASYVMLTQRLGDRFSGLTGLSLTVPVAAVTAAIIGIPQAAGHITVSVIAAAGGLAMLLPVLPYALELLALRRMTHLAFGTLMALEPAMGVLLGLLILGQDPSVMKVLGIVLVVGAGAAAQRRGERGPATPTETTKTASSPALT from the coding sequence ATGCTGTCCGTCCAACTCGGATCCGCGCTGTCCCTCGGCATCATCGACACCATCGGCCCGGCCGGAACCGCGTGGTTGCGGCTCACCATCGGCGCCGTCATCTTCATCGCCGTCGCCCGACCGTCCCTTCGGACCCTGCGCCGAGCCGACCTGCCGGTGGTGCTCGGTCTGGGCGTGACCACCGGGGTGCAGACCATTGCCTTCCTCGCTGCCATCGAGCGGCTGCCGTTGGGCACCTGCGTCGCGATCGAGTTCCTCGGCCCGCTCTCCGTCGCCGCCCTCCGAAGCCACTCACGACGCGCGCTGGCCTGGCCCGCCCTGGCACTCGCCGGGGTGGTCCCGCTCACGGAACCGTGGCACGCTCGCGTCGACCTGACGGGTCTCGCCTTCGCCGTCCTCGCCGCCCTGGGATGGGCGTCGTACGTGATGCTCACCCAGCGCCTCGGAGACCGGTTTTCCGGCCTCACCGGCCTGTCCCTGACCGTCCCGGTCGCTGCGGTCACGGCCGCCATCATCGGCATTCCACAAGCTGCGGGGCACATCACCGTCTCGGTGATCGCCGCCGCGGGTGGGCTCGCGATGCTTCTCCCGGTGCTTCCCTACGCCCTCGAACTACTCGCGCTTCGCCGCATGACGCATCTCGCGTTCGGCACGCTCATGGCGCTCGAACCGGCCATGGGGGTTCTGCTGGGTCTGCTCATCCTTGGTCAGGATCCGTCAGTCATGAAGGTTCTCGGCATCGTCCTCGTCGTCGGCGCCGGAGCGGCTGCCCAGCGCAGGGGCGAGCGTGGACCCGCGACCCCGACCGAGACAACCAAGACCGCATCCTCTCCGGCGCTCACTTGA
- a CDS encoding helix-turn-helix domain-containing protein: MDADMAALAAAIGARVRQERQGRGWTLDQMAEAAGVSRRAVVNVEQGAANPSVGTLLRISDALGIGLPTLVVPPTPRPVAVTRAGRAAALWSGEHGGRGLLVAGTEPPDVVELWDWSLAAGDRHDSEAHVAGTKELLQVRTGTVTLVVGDQTYTLTEGDAASFPGDVDHAYANDTTSEARFSLAVFEPGVGSTTHGDEPST; the protein is encoded by the coding sequence ATGGATGCGGATATGGCGGCTCTGGCCGCGGCCATCGGGGCGCGGGTCCGGCAAGAACGACAGGGCCGAGGCTGGACCTTGGACCAGATGGCCGAGGCCGCGGGAGTAAGTCGACGTGCGGTGGTCAACGTCGAGCAGGGTGCCGCGAACCCGAGTGTCGGAACCCTGCTGCGCATCAGTGACGCGCTGGGTATCGGCCTTCCCACCCTGGTCGTCCCACCGACGCCTCGCCCCGTCGCGGTGACGCGGGCAGGCAGGGCAGCCGCCCTGTGGTCCGGCGAGCACGGCGGCCGCGGGCTGCTTGTCGCAGGGACGGAGCCGCCTGATGTCGTCGAGTTGTGGGACTGGTCCCTGGCCGCTGGGGATCGTCACGACAGCGAAGCGCACGTCGCAGGGACCAAGGAGCTTCTGCAGGTCCGGACGGGCACCGTCACCCTGGTCGTCGGCGACCAGACCTACACGTTGACCGAGGGCGACGCCGCGTCCTTCCCCGGCGATGTCGACCACGCATACGCGAACGACACCACTTCCGAGGCGCGGTTCTCGCTGGCTGTGTTCGAGCCGGGAGTCGGGTCGACGACGCACGGCGACGAGCCGTCCACGTGA
- a CDS encoding aminoglycoside phosphotransferase family protein: MAGRDPLDEQVARVVDTARAAVGDHPALAPVLDGLADLLADLVERWSLTLGEVYSEGLGVPVVAVLAEGAPAVLKIERPGPAFAAQVATLEAAHGRGYAAVLASDPGRGAVLLERLGSSLASSGLAPAAQVDHLTAALRLAWELPVALAPEVARGDDKAAQLAEIVRRFRQGDDDDRWGAALDRAHELARHLSASRDPGRDVLCHGDPHPGNALQAKGIPRYKLVDPDGFRCEPEYDVGVTVRDFSRAVLACRDHATAVARHDALCVRAADATGTDVDRVRQWAFVERVTTGLYLRWFHDEETAETFLDSATVLVPDSL; this comes from the coding sequence ATGGCAGGCCGAGACCCGCTGGACGAGCAGGTGGCGCGGGTGGTGGACACCGCCCGTGCCGCGGTGGGGGACCACCCTGCCCTGGCACCGGTGCTCGACGGCCTGGCCGACCTGCTCGCCGACCTCGTCGAGCGCTGGTCGCTCACCCTCGGCGAGGTCTACAGCGAAGGGCTCGGGGTGCCGGTCGTCGCGGTCCTCGCCGAGGGGGCGCCCGCCGTCCTCAAGATCGAGCGCCCCGGGCCGGCCTTCGCGGCGCAGGTCGCCACCCTCGAGGCGGCGCACGGGCGTGGGTATGCCGCGGTGCTGGCCTCGGACCCCGGCCGCGGCGCCGTCCTGCTCGAGCGGCTCGGGTCGAGCCTCGCGTCGTCCGGGCTGGCTCCGGCCGCCCAGGTCGACCACCTCACGGCCGCGCTGCGGCTGGCCTGGGAGCTGCCGGTCGCGCTGGCGCCGGAGGTCGCACGCGGGGACGACAAGGCCGCCCAGCTCGCGGAGATCGTCCGCCGGTTCCGCCAGGGTGACGACGACGACCGTTGGGGTGCCGCCCTCGACCGGGCCCACGAGCTGGCCCGCCACCTCTCCGCCAGCCGCGACCCCGGTCGTGACGTGCTCTGCCACGGCGACCCGCACCCGGGGAATGCGTTGCAGGCCAAGGGGATCCCGCGCTACAAGCTGGTCGACCCCGATGGGTTCCGGTGTGAGCCGGAGTACGACGTGGGGGTCACGGTGCGCGACTTCAGCCGCGCGGTGCTGGCCTGCCGCGACCACGCCACCGCCGTGGCCCGGCACGACGCGCTCTGCGTGCGGGCTGCCGACGCGACCGGCACCGACGTCGATCGGGTGCGGCAGTGGGCCTTCGTGGAGCGGGTGACGACGGGGCTCTACCTGCGGTGGTTCCACGACGAGGAGACCGCCGAGACCTTCCTCGACTCCGCCACGGTCCTCGTCCCCGACTCGTTGTAG
- a CDS encoding rhodanese-like domain-containing protein, which produces MSIPQVPVTDVHDQAVVLDVREQDEWDAGHAPGAVHIPLAELPSRLDELPDTDAAALAVVCRSGGRSSRAVAWLSQQGFDVTNLAGGMRAWQGAGKPLVADAGAGSATVK; this is translated from the coding sequence ATGAGCATCCCCCAGGTCCCGGTCACCGACGTCCACGACCAGGCCGTCGTGCTCGACGTGCGCGAGCAGGACGAGTGGGACGCCGGGCACGCGCCCGGAGCCGTGCACATCCCCCTCGCCGAGCTGCCGTCGCGCCTCGACGAGCTGCCCGACACCGATGCAGCGGCCCTGGCCGTGGTCTGCCGCAGCGGGGGCCGGTCGTCGCGGGCGGTGGCCTGGCTGTCCCAGCAGGGCTTCGACGTCACCAACCTCGCCGGCGGCATGCGCGCCTGGCAGGGGGCGGGCAAGCCGCTCGTCGCCGACGCAGGCGCCGGCAGCGCCACGGTCAAGTAG